One stretch of Streptomyces sp. R21 DNA includes these proteins:
- a CDS encoding ABC transporter substrate-binding protein, translating into MRVRWIVVLMLLLAGCTSGGGTSADGRITLRFQSLAWQEESVTANKELVKEWNAAHSDVKVEYVQGSWDSVHDQLLTSFEGGEAPDIIHDASDDLADFAYGGYLADLRELLPARLKSDIPQHSWDTATFGDGVYGVPFLQEPRVLIANAKWLKESGARIPTPEKPWSWGEFRSITKELSGEGRYGVAWPLKEPVSATLNLSLSAGGQLFHRDADGKVTVRFGEADAVVPRTLHDQANTDHSASPTTLGSGGSDTLPGFFGGKYAMVPLGFSYRQQIVQQAPKGFDWQVLPAPAGADGLTQGVSPQTLSVSADSPHKKEAAEFIDFLLRPKNMVRLALGDWMLPTGTQALKDPALHTAKNDWATGTALAQHLRPAPAQSVRGYPEWKDKVATPAFQEYYSGAIGLAELRRRLVKDGNLVLARYQR; encoded by the coding sequence ATGCGTGTGCGATGGATCGTCGTGCTGATGCTGCTCCTCGCCGGCTGCACCAGCGGCGGGGGCACGTCCGCGGACGGCCGTATCACCCTCCGCTTCCAGTCCCTCGCCTGGCAGGAGGAGTCGGTCACCGCCAACAAGGAACTGGTGAAGGAGTGGAACGCGGCGCATTCCGACGTCAAGGTCGAGTACGTACAGGGGAGTTGGGACAGCGTCCACGACCAGCTGCTCACCTCCTTCGAGGGCGGTGAGGCGCCGGACATCATCCACGACGCCTCCGACGACCTCGCTGACTTCGCGTACGGCGGCTATCTCGCCGACCTGCGTGAGCTGCTGCCCGCCCGCCTCAAGTCCGACATTCCGCAGCACAGTTGGGACACCGCCACCTTCGGCGACGGCGTCTACGGCGTGCCGTTCCTCCAGGAGCCGCGCGTCCTGATCGCCAACGCCAAGTGGCTGAAGGAGTCGGGGGCAAGGATTCCGACACCCGAAAAGCCCTGGTCCTGGGGTGAGTTCAGGAGTATCACGAAGGAGCTGAGCGGTGAGGGCAGGTACGGTGTCGCCTGGCCGCTCAAGGAACCCGTCTCCGCGACCCTCAACCTGTCCCTGTCGGCGGGCGGACAGCTCTTCCACCGGGACGCCGACGGCAAGGTCACCGTCCGGTTCGGGGAGGCCGACGCGGTCGTACCGCGCACCCTCCACGACCAGGCGAACACCGACCACAGTGCCTCGCCCACCACGCTCGGCAGCGGTGGCTCCGACACGCTGCCCGGCTTCTTCGGCGGCAAGTACGCGATGGTCCCGCTCGGGTTCTCCTACCGCCAGCAGATCGTGCAGCAGGCGCCGAAGGGCTTCGACTGGCAGGTGCTGCCCGCCCCCGCCGGTGCGGACGGCCTCACGCAGGGCGTCAGCCCGCAGACGCTCTCCGTCTCCGCGGACAGCCCGCACAAGAAGGAGGCCGCCGAGTTCATCGACTTCCTCCTGCGGCCGAAGAACATGGTCCGCCTCGCGCTCGGCGACTGGATGCTCCCCACCGGAACACAGGCCCTCAAGGATCCGGCCCTGCACACCGCCAAGAACGACTGGGCCACCGGCACGGCCCTGGCCCAGCACCTCCGCCCCGCCCCCGCCCAGTCCGTGCGCGGCTACCCGGAGTGGAAGGACAAGGTCGCGACCCCCGCCTTCCAGGAGTACTACAGCGGGGCGATCGGCCTGGCGGAGCTGAGGAGACGGCTGGTGAAGGACGGGAACCTGGTGCTGGCCCGCTATCAGCGCTGA
- a CDS encoding MMPL family transporter, whose protein sequence is MGNGQTRVRGIAARAGGWSARHRWAAVGIWVLFVVLAMGIGSAAGTAKVKESDQLGGETHTAAKIIEDAGIEEPSSETVLLQAKDGRLKATDAEFRAAVAAVVKAVDATGKVTDVTSPYDTKTISKDGRSALVQFDMRGDSDTAHERVEPVLKAVEAVQKDHSSLRIEEIGGASMMKTFKDAFGDDFKQAEYSAVPVALGILLIAFGALVAALLPVALALTAIMATTGLMAIVSHVVPMDDSSSSVMLLVGLAVGVDYCLFYLRREREERAAGRDAGTALRIAAATSGRAVIVSGVTVCVAMAGMLFTGLATFKAMGLASLIVVAVAMVGSVTVLPALLSLLGERVEKGRIPFLHPDKRSKKSKAARGNNDGSRFWSAVLKVVLAKPAVSLVVAGGALLAIAAPALGMKTQNLTLDQEFGNSLPIVGTYNRVNDAFPGGSEPAEVIVKAKDINAPEVKSALADFRAEAISSGASRGPVEIKLHDAQNVAFVYVPLVGGSDQDKAGQSLDLLRDKVRPDTLGKVDGVQAPISGQVAGNKDFNDQLVGAVVPVFAFVVVFAFLLMLVSFRSLTIAITSIVLNLLSVGAAYGILVAVFQHGWGASLVGAEGVGAIITWLPLFLFVILFGLSMDYHVFVVSRIREARLRGLATKEAIRHGVVTTAGVVTSAAVIMVAVFAIFGTLSMQSMKQMGVGLAAAVLIDATVIRGVLLPAVMALLGEHNWYLPKWLNRLPDLTHDESPEAMSPPPPAMEGERVGV, encoded by the coding sequence ATGGGGAACGGACAGACGAGAGTGCGCGGCATCGCCGCCCGGGCGGGCGGCTGGAGCGCCCGTCACCGCTGGGCGGCGGTGGGAATCTGGGTGCTGTTCGTCGTGCTGGCGATGGGAATCGGCTCCGCCGCCGGCACGGCCAAGGTCAAGGAGAGCGACCAGCTGGGGGGCGAGACCCACACCGCCGCCAAGATCATCGAGGACGCCGGGATCGAGGAGCCGTCCAGCGAGACCGTCCTCCTCCAGGCCAAGGACGGCCGGCTCAAGGCCACGGACGCCGAGTTCCGCGCCGCCGTCGCCGCGGTCGTGAAGGCCGTCGACGCGACCGGCAAGGTCACGGACGTGACGTCGCCGTACGACACCAAGACGATCTCCAAGGACGGCCGCAGCGCGCTCGTCCAGTTCGACATGCGCGGCGACTCGGACACCGCGCACGAGCGCGTCGAACCGGTGCTCAAGGCCGTCGAAGCCGTCCAGAAGGACCACTCCTCGCTGCGGATCGAGGAGATCGGCGGCGCCAGCATGATGAAGACGTTCAAGGACGCGTTCGGCGACGACTTCAAGCAGGCCGAGTACTCCGCGGTGCCCGTGGCCCTCGGCATCCTGCTGATCGCCTTCGGCGCGCTGGTCGCGGCGCTGCTGCCGGTGGCACTCGCGCTCACCGCCATCATGGCGACGACCGGCCTGATGGCCATCGTCAGCCATGTGGTGCCGATGGACGACTCGTCGAGCTCCGTGATGCTGCTGGTCGGTCTGGCCGTCGGCGTCGACTACTGCCTGTTCTACCTGCGCCGTGAGCGCGAGGAACGGGCTGCGGGCCGGGATGCGGGGACCGCGCTGCGGATCGCCGCCGCCACCAGTGGCCGCGCCGTGATCGTCTCCGGCGTCACGGTCTGCGTGGCCATGGCGGGCATGCTGTTCACCGGGCTCGCCACGTTCAAGGCGATGGGCCTGGCCTCCCTGATCGTCGTGGCGGTCGCCATGGTCGGCTCCGTGACGGTGCTGCCCGCACTGCTCTCGCTGCTCGGTGAGCGGGTGGAGAAGGGGCGCATCCCGTTCCTGCACCCGGACAAGCGCAGCAAGAAGAGCAAGGCCGCCCGCGGGAACAACGACGGCAGCCGGTTCTGGAGCGCCGTCCTGAAGGTCGTCCTCGCCAAGCCCGCCGTCTCGCTCGTCGTCGCGGGCGGTGCGCTGCTGGCGATCGCGGCACCCGCGCTGGGCATGAAGACCCAGAACCTCACGCTGGACCAGGAGTTCGGCAACTCGCTGCCGATCGTGGGCACATACAACCGCGTCAACGACGCCTTCCCCGGCGGCTCCGAGCCCGCCGAGGTGATCGTCAAGGCGAAGGACATCAACGCCCCCGAGGTGAAGTCCGCGCTCGCCGACTTCCGTGCGGAGGCGATCAGTTCGGGCGCCTCGCGCGGCCCTGTCGAGATCAAGCTGCACGACGCGCAGAACGTCGCCTTCGTGTACGTGCCGCTCGTGGGCGGCTCCGACCAGGACAAGGCGGGTCAGAGCCTCGACCTGCTGCGCGACAAGGTACGGCCCGACACGCTCGGCAAGGTCGACGGCGTGCAGGCGCCGATCAGCGGACAGGTCGCGGGCAACAAGGACTTCAACGACCAGTTGGTCGGCGCGGTCGTCCCGGTCTTCGCGTTCGTCGTGGTCTTCGCCTTCCTGCTGATGCTCGTGTCGTTCCGCTCGCTGACCATCGCGATCACGTCGATCGTGCTGAACCTGCTGTCGGTCGGTGCGGCGTACGGCATCCTGGTCGCCGTCTTCCAGCACGGCTGGGGCGCCTCGCTGGTGGGAGCCGAGGGTGTGGGCGCCATCATCACCTGGCTGCCGCTGTTCCTCTTCGTGATCCTCTTCGGACTGTCGATGGACTACCACGTGTTCGTGGTGTCCCGTATCCGTGAGGCGCGGCTGCGGGGGCTGGCGACGAAGGAGGCGATCCGGCACGGCGTCGTCACCACGGCCGGTGTCGTCACCAGCGCCGCCGTCATCATGGTCGCCGTGTTCGCGATCTTCGGAACGCTGTCCATGCAGTCCATGAAGCAGATGGGCGTGGGCCTGGCGGCCGCGGTGCTCATCGACGCGACGGTCATCCGGGGCGTGCTGCTCCCGGCCGTGATGGCACTGCTCGGCGAGCACAACTGGTACCTGCCGAAGTGGCTGAACCGGCTGCCGGACCTCACCCACGACGAGTCGCCGGAGGCCATGTCGCCGCCTCCGCCCGCCATGGAGGGCGAGAGGGTCGGCGTATAG
- a CDS encoding carbohydrate ABC transporter permease — translation MRTSSKARAGQYAALLAYLVFLAFPLLWLISTAFKPPRELASLHPTWIPKDPTLANFRQAFDEQPLLHAALNSLVAALGAAVVAVLIATPMAYVMARHRTLLARAATGWVVVSQAFPFVLVIIPLFLVLKNLRLINSVPGLIMVYVVWALPFALWMLVGYVRAVPVELEEAAAVDGAGRLRTLVSVTAPLLAPGIVATALFAFISAWNEFFFALVLLKTPEKQTLPVVLTHFIGAEGVADLGPLAAAAFLATLPSLVVFALIQKRITGGMLAGAVKS, via the coding sequence ATGAGGACCAGCAGCAAGGCTCGCGCCGGACAGTACGCCGCCCTCCTCGCCTATCTCGTCTTCCTCGCGTTCCCCCTCCTCTGGCTGATCTCCACCGCCTTCAAACCCCCGCGCGAACTGGCCAGCCTGCACCCCACCTGGATCCCCAAGGACCCCACCCTCGCCAACTTCCGCCAGGCGTTCGACGAACAGCCCCTGCTGCACGCCGCCCTCAACTCCCTGGTCGCGGCGCTCGGCGCGGCCGTCGTCGCCGTACTGATCGCGACCCCGATGGCGTACGTCATGGCCCGGCACCGCACGCTGCTCGCGCGGGCCGCCACCGGATGGGTGGTGGTCAGCCAGGCGTTCCCGTTCGTGCTGGTGATCATCCCGCTGTTCCTGGTGCTGAAGAACCTGCGGCTGATCAACTCCGTACCCGGACTGATCATGGTGTACGTCGTCTGGGCGCTGCCGTTCGCGCTGTGGATGCTGGTGGGATACGTGCGGGCCGTGCCGGTGGAGCTGGAGGAGGCCGCAGCCGTGGACGGTGCCGGGCGGCTGCGCACGCTGGTCTCGGTCACCGCTCCGCTGCTCGCGCCGGGCATCGTGGCGACGGCGCTGTTCGCGTTCATCAGCGCGTGGAACGAGTTCTTCTTCGCGCTCGTCCTCCTCAAGACCCCGGAGAAGCAGACCTTGCCGGTCGTCCTCACCCACTTCATCGGCGCGGAGGGCGTCGCCGACCTCGGCCCGCTGGCCGCCGCCGCGTTCCTCGCGACCCTGCCCTCGCTGGTCGTCTTCGCCCTCATCCAGAAGCGGATCACGGGCGGCATGCTCGCCGGGGCGGTGAAGAGCTGA
- the mgt gene encoding macrolide-inactivating glycosyltransferase has translation MRSARSRAGPPEFRLHETSRLTYGRIMTTRRAHIAMFSIAAHGHVNPSLDVIRELVARGHRVTYAIPPAFAGKVAEAGAEPKLWNSTLPTDDDPDAWGTELIDNIEPFLDDALQAEPQLAAAYEGDEPDLVLYDITAYPARVLAHRWGVPILQLSPNLVAWEGYEEEVGRPMFEPLKRTPRGKAFYDTFARWIADNGMDLRVEDFMGRPDRCLVLIPKALQPNADRVDERRYTFVGACQGDRSAQGEWRRPADAERVLLVSLGSTFTKQPAFYRACIEAFGDLPGWHVVLQIGTFVDRAELGEVPDNIEVRDWVPQLAILRQADAFITHAGAGGSQEGLATGAPMVAVPQAADQFGNADMLEALGVARHVPMEQATAETLREAVLAVTEDPEVARRLKAVQEQMAGEGGTERAADLIEAELAASARPSLPPVK, from the coding sequence ATGCGGTCGGCGCGCTCACGCGCAGGGCCTCCGGAATTCCGATTGCACGAGACGTCTCGTCTCACTTACGGTCGGATCATGACTACCCGACGCGCCCATATCGCCATGTTCTCCATCGCCGCCCACGGGCACGTGAACCCGAGCCTCGACGTGATCCGGGAGCTCGTCGCCCGCGGGCACCGCGTCACCTACGCGATCCCGCCCGCCTTCGCCGGGAAGGTCGCCGAGGCCGGAGCGGAGCCGAAGCTCTGGAACTCGACGCTGCCCACCGACGACGACCCGGACGCCTGGGGGACCGAACTGATCGACAACATCGAGCCGTTCCTTGACGACGCGCTCCAGGCCGAACCGCAGCTCGCCGCGGCATACGAGGGCGACGAACCGGACCTGGTGCTCTACGACATCACGGCCTACCCGGCCCGGGTCCTCGCCCACCGCTGGGGCGTCCCGATCCTGCAGCTCTCGCCGAACCTCGTGGCCTGGGAGGGCTATGAGGAGGAGGTCGGCAGGCCGATGTTCGAGCCGCTGAAGCGGACCCCGCGCGGCAAGGCCTTCTACGACACCTTCGCGCGCTGGATCGCCGACAACGGCATGGACCTGAGGGTCGAGGACTTCATGGGCCGCCCCGACCGGTGCCTCGTCCTCATCCCCAAGGCACTCCAGCCGAACGCCGACCGCGTCGACGAGCGGCGCTACACCTTCGTCGGCGCCTGTCAGGGCGACCGCTCGGCCCAGGGCGAGTGGCGCCGTCCGGCGGACGCCGAGCGCGTGCTGCTGGTGTCCCTCGGCTCCACCTTCACCAAGCAGCCCGCCTTCTACCGCGCGTGCATCGAGGCCTTCGGTGATCTGCCGGGCTGGCATGTCGTCCTCCAGATCGGCACGTTCGTCGACCGGGCGGAGCTGGGGGAGGTGCCGGACAACATCGAAGTGCGGGACTGGGTCCCGCAGTTGGCGATCCTGCGGCAGGCCGATGCGTTCATCACCCACGCCGGTGCGGGCGGCAGTCAGGAGGGGCTGGCCACCGGGGCGCCGATGGTCGCCGTGCCCCAGGCCGCCGACCAGTTCGGCAACGCCGACATGCTGGAAGCACTCGGCGTCGCCCGCCACGTACCCATGGAGCAGGCGACGGCCGAGACGCTGCGCGAGGCCGTGCTCGCCGTGACCGAGGACCCGGAGGTCGCCCGGCGACTGAAGGCGGTCCAGGAGCAGATGGCGGGCGAAGGAGGCACCGAGCGGGCGGCCGACCTGATCGAGGCTGAACTGGCCGCCTCCGCTCGCCCGTCCCTTCCGCCGGTGAAGTAG
- a CDS encoding LysR family transcriptional regulator, translated as MDERQLRILRELGELGSVTAVAEALLVTPSAISQQLRLLQRSMPVPLTERHGRRLVLTDAGQALAGAAIEVETALARARHTVEEFVDRPDGDVSVAAFHSAASTFFPLLLRGLAAPGGPRLAFGDEDVPQDDFPRLTRDYDLVLAHRLDHAPPWPRTVTATTLLREPLDVAMPADHPLAVRPSLRAADVADEPWITVHDGFPVMATIEAIGAAAGRRLHLAHRINEFAVVAEVVAAGGGLALIPRWTTRPHPALVLKPLDGVRALRHIDVLHRPERTARRAVRTVLAELHRAAGTVTGRA; from the coding sequence GTGGACGAACGGCAGCTGCGGATCCTGCGGGAGCTCGGCGAACTGGGAAGCGTCACCGCGGTCGCCGAGGCACTGCTCGTGACCCCTTCGGCGATCTCGCAGCAACTGCGCCTGCTGCAACGCTCGATGCCCGTCCCGCTCACCGAGCGCCACGGACGCCGGCTGGTGCTCACGGACGCCGGGCAGGCCCTCGCGGGCGCGGCGATCGAGGTGGAGACGGCGCTGGCGCGGGCGCGCCACACGGTCGAGGAGTTCGTCGACCGGCCGGACGGCGACGTCTCGGTGGCCGCCTTCCACAGCGCCGCCTCGACGTTCTTCCCCCTGCTGCTGCGCGGGCTCGCGGCGCCCGGTGGACCGCGCCTCGCGTTCGGCGACGAGGACGTCCCGCAGGACGACTTCCCGCGACTGACCCGTGACTACGACCTTGTCCTCGCCCACCGCCTCGACCACGCCCCGCCGTGGCCGCGCACCGTCACCGCCACGACCCTGCTGCGCGAGCCGCTCGACGTGGCGATGCCCGCCGACCACCCGCTCGCCGTCCGGCCGTCCCTCCGCGCCGCCGACGTCGCCGACGAGCCCTGGATCACCGTGCACGACGGGTTCCCCGTGATGGCCACCATCGAGGCGATCGGCGCCGCCGCGGGCCGGCGGCTCCATCTGGCGCACCGCATCAACGAGTTCGCGGTCGTCGCCGAGGTCGTCGCGGCCGGTGGCGGTCTCGCCCTGATACCCCGCTGGACCACCCGCCCGCATCCGGCGCTGGTCCTCAAACCGCTCGACGGCGTACGGGCCCTGCGCCACATCGACGTGCTCCACCGCCCCGAGCGCACCGCCCGCAGGGCCGTCCGCACGGTTCTCGCGGAGCTGCACCGCGCCGCCGGCACGGTCACCGGCCGTGCTTGA
- a CDS encoding carbohydrate ABC transporter permease → MALVSATKEPARRAPRAAGRTGRDGRAADHGAWFLVLPALIPILVLSVGPLLYGIGLAFTDSQSGRTEPTQWTGVLNFQDLLHDTLFWDSFRIGLLWAVGVTVPQFLLALGLALLLNENLRFRWLARALAIVPWAMPEVVVGIMWRLVYNPDAGILNETLRDLGLGDGRDWLSGLGTALPAVIVVGVWAGMPQTTVALLAGLQNTPRELHEAAAMDGAGAWRRFRTVTWPALRPVALAITSLNLIWNFNSFALVYVLTNGGPGGRTRLPMLFAYEEAFRYGQFGYAAAMGCVMVAVISIVLAVFLVGRLRGDEES, encoded by the coding sequence GTGGCATTGGTGAGCGCGACGAAAGAGCCGGCGCGGCGCGCGCCGCGGGCGGCGGGACGGACCGGGCGGGACGGCCGGGCCGCGGACCACGGGGCCTGGTTCCTGGTGCTGCCCGCGCTGATCCCGATCCTGGTGCTCAGCGTCGGACCGTTGCTGTACGGGATCGGGCTGGCGTTCACCGACTCGCAGTCGGGCCGCACCGAGCCCACCCAGTGGACCGGCGTCCTCAACTTCCAGGACCTGCTGCACGACACGCTGTTCTGGGACTCGTTCAGGATCGGACTGCTGTGGGCGGTCGGCGTGACCGTGCCGCAGTTCCTGCTCGCGCTGGGGCTCGCCCTGCTGCTCAATGAGAACCTCCGCTTCCGATGGCTGGCGCGAGCGCTCGCGATCGTCCCGTGGGCGATGCCCGAGGTCGTCGTCGGCATCATGTGGCGGCTCGTCTACAACCCGGACGCGGGCATCCTCAACGAGACGCTCCGCGACCTGGGCCTCGGCGACGGGCGCGACTGGCTGAGCGGCCTCGGTACCGCCCTGCCCGCGGTGATCGTCGTCGGTGTCTGGGCGGGCATGCCGCAGACCACGGTCGCGCTGCTCGCCGGGCTGCAGAACACCCCGCGCGAACTGCACGAGGCGGCCGCGATGGACGGCGCGGGCGCCTGGCGCCGCTTCCGCACCGTGACCTGGCCCGCCCTCAGACCGGTCGCCCTGGCCATCACGTCGCTCAACCTCATCTGGAACTTCAACTCCTTCGCCCTGGTCTACGTGCTGACCAACGGAGGCCCCGGCGGCCGCACCCGCCTGCCCATGCTCTTCGCCTACGAAGAGGCCTTCCGCTACGGCCAGTTCGGCTACGCGGCGGCGATGGGCTGCGTGATGGTCGCCGTGATCTCGATCGTCCTCGCCGTCTTCCTGGTGGGCCGGCTGAGGGGAGACGAGGAATCATGA
- a CDS encoding DMT family transporter, whose protein sequence is MPDARRTDAVLLLVAIVWGSSYLAAQTATAALPVLVVLFARYALSALPCLGLVAARRSPGTPRWWTRDEIRAGLPLGITQAAVLIVETYGVAHTSAANAGLIISLTIVLTPLLDRTGRRGGLPPAFFAAAGLCVLAVGLLMSGNGFHAPRSGDLLMLGAAVIRAGHVALVGRLTSRRSVRPLQLTTLQTLLGTAVFLVPAAGDLPVLAHADAATWAQLAYLALFCSVFAFLAQTWAVQRTSASRASLLLGTEPIWAAAVGIALAGDRFTLLTGIGATLMVAGTYWGQAVERAHRTGDGHVTSEGIVTPTTGPTEKVLSEKVPTEKVLSEDAVRPSAALPGV, encoded by the coding sequence GTGCCTGATGCCCGCCGTACCGATGCGGTACTTCTGCTGGTCGCGATCGTCTGGGGTTCCAGCTATCTGGCTGCCCAGACGGCCACCGCCGCCCTCCCTGTCCTGGTCGTCCTGTTCGCGCGCTACGCACTGTCCGCACTCCCCTGTCTGGGTCTCGTCGCCGCCCGCCGCAGCCCCGGGACGCCTCGGTGGTGGACCCGCGACGAGATCCGGGCCGGGCTTCCCCTCGGGATCACGCAGGCCGCCGTCCTGATCGTGGAGACATACGGCGTCGCGCACACGAGCGCCGCCAACGCGGGGCTGATCATCAGCCTGACCATCGTGCTCACCCCGCTCCTCGACCGCACGGGCCGCCGCGGCGGACTGCCCCCGGCCTTCTTCGCCGCCGCCGGTCTCTGTGTTCTGGCCGTCGGCCTCCTCATGTCCGGCAACGGATTCCACGCTCCGCGCAGCGGCGACCTGCTGATGCTCGGCGCCGCCGTGATACGGGCGGGGCATGTCGCGCTGGTCGGCCGGCTCACCTCGCGCCGGTCGGTACGGCCGCTCCAGCTGACGACCCTCCAGACGCTGCTCGGCACGGCGGTGTTCCTGGTGCCCGCCGCCGGCGACCTGCCGGTCCTGGCCCATGCCGATGCCGCGACCTGGGCCCAGCTGGCCTATCTCGCCCTCTTCTGCAGCGTGTTCGCGTTCCTGGCGCAGACGTGGGCCGTGCAGCGCACCTCCGCCAGCCGGGCCAGCCTGCTGCTGGGCACCGAGCCGATCTGGGCGGCCGCGGTCGGCATCGCCCTGGCCGGCGACCGGTTCACCCTGCTCACCGGGATCGGCGCGACACTGATGGTCGCCGGAACGTACTGGGGCCAGGCCGTCGAACGGGCCCATCGCACCGGCGACGGCCACGTGACCAGCGAGGGGATCGTGACGCCGACCACCGGCCCGACCGAGAAGGTCCTGTCCGAGAAGGTCCCGACCGAGAAGGTCCTGTCCGAGGACGCCGTACGCCCGTCGGCAGCCCTGCCCGGCGTCTGA
- a CDS encoding phosphotransferase enzyme family protein, with translation MDEARARDVLAAAGVLPGSAGDARLLALGENAVFAAGDLVVKVGRDAELQGRARRELDIAAWLAASGVPAVRAAEPKALLVEGHPVTVWHRLPDSVRPAEPRDLAELLRVVHALPAPSFALPPRELLGGVERWLRLAGDAIDPADAAYLRERRDGFAVAAAALTPHLTPGPIHGDALPRNVHVGPEGPVLVDLETFSADLREHDLVVMALSRDRYGLSAEAYDSFTTAYGWDVREWTGCTVLRGARETASCAWVAQHAPANPKALAEFERRVASLRDGDETVRWYPF, from the coding sequence ATGGACGAGGCGCGGGCGCGGGACGTACTGGCCGCGGCAGGTGTGCTGCCCGGGTCGGCCGGGGACGCGCGGCTGCTCGCCCTCGGCGAGAACGCGGTGTTCGCCGCCGGTGACCTGGTGGTCAAGGTGGGGCGCGACGCCGAACTCCAGGGCCGTGCGCGGCGGGAGCTGGACATCGCGGCCTGGCTCGCCGCCTCCGGCGTCCCCGCGGTGCGGGCCGCCGAGCCGAAGGCGCTGCTCGTGGAGGGGCACCCGGTGACGGTGTGGCACCGGCTGCCCGATTCCGTACGGCCCGCCGAGCCGCGGGATCTGGCCGAACTGCTGCGGGTCGTGCATGCCCTGCCCGCCCCCTCCTTCGCCCTGCCGCCGCGCGAGCTGCTCGGCGGAGTGGAGCGCTGGCTGCGCCTGGCGGGCGACGCGATCGACCCGGCGGACGCGGCGTATCTGCGGGAGCGGCGCGACGGTTTCGCGGTGGCCGCGGCCGCGCTCACCCCGCATCTGACACCGGGTCCCATCCATGGCGACGCGCTGCCCCGCAACGTCCATGTCGGCCCCGAGGGACCGGTCCTGGTCGACCTGGAGACCTTCTCCGCCGATCTGCGGGAGCACGACCTGGTGGTCATGGCGCTGTCCCGCGACCGCTACGGGCTGTCGGCCGAGGCCTACGACTCCTTCACCACGGCGTACGGCTGGGACGTGCGCGAGTGGACGGGCTGCACGGTGCTGCGGGGCGCCCGCGAGACCGCCAGCTGCGCGTGGGTCGCGCAGCACGCGCCGGCCAACCCCAAGGCGCTGGCCGAGTTCGAGCGCCGAGTGGCATCACTGCGGGACGGGGACGAGACCGTGCGGTGGTATCCCTTCTGA
- a CDS encoding S8 family peptidase: protein MATHKRARRMKLTAAIATTATAVGVTVIAISTAGASAPAEGKVYGLDAKGAVSGSYIVLLDEKTSRSAKQDLAQEYGGDLKRAYSSAVNGFSASGLSETEAKRLAADPSVAKVVQNKKFHIDATQDNPPSWGLDRIDQADTAGDGKYTYPDSAGEGVTAYVIDTGVRTSHSDFGGRASSGFDAIDNDDNADDGNGHGTHVAGTIAGTAHGVAKKAKIVAVRVLDNSGSGTTEQVVAGIDWVTAHHSGPSVANMSLGGGVDEALDTAVKKAIASGVTFAVAAGNESADASTSSPARVPEALTVASSTKDDQQSDFSNFGAGVDIYAPGSDITSDWNTSDSATNTISGTSMATPHVTGAAAVYLAGHPDATPAQVAEALTGGANADKISNPSAGTPNKLLKIVE, encoded by the coding sequence ATGGCAACACACAAGCGTGCCCGCAGGATGAAGCTCACCGCGGCCATAGCCACCACCGCCACCGCGGTGGGCGTGACCGTCATCGCCATCTCCACCGCCGGAGCCTCCGCCCCGGCCGAGGGCAAGGTCTACGGACTCGACGCCAAGGGCGCCGTGTCCGGCAGTTACATCGTCCTGCTCGACGAGAAGACGAGCAGGAGCGCCAAGCAGGACCTCGCCCAGGAGTACGGCGGCGATCTCAAGCGCGCCTACTCCTCCGCGGTCAACGGCTTCTCCGCCTCCGGCCTTTCGGAGACCGAGGCCAAGCGGCTGGCCGCCGATCCGTCCGTCGCCAAGGTCGTCCAGAACAAGAAGTTCCACATCGACGCCACCCAGGACAACCCGCCGTCGTGGGGCCTGGACCGCATCGACCAGGCCGACACCGCGGGCGACGGGAAGTACACCTACCCCGACAGCGCCGGCGAGGGCGTCACCGCGTACGTCATCGACACCGGAGTCCGCACCAGCCACAGCGACTTCGGCGGCCGGGCCTCGTCCGGCTTCGACGCCATCGACAACGACGACAACGCGGACGACGGCAACGGACACGGCACCCACGTCGCCGGCACCATCGCGGGAACGGCGCACGGCGTCGCCAAGAAGGCGAAGATCGTCGCCGTCCGCGTGCTCGACAACTCCGGCTCGGGCACCACCGAGCAGGTCGTCGCGGGCATCGACTGGGTCACCGCCCACCACTCGGGCCCGTCGGTCGCCAACATGTCGCTCGGCGGCGGCGTGGACGAGGCCCTCGACACCGCGGTGAAGAAGGCCATCGCCTCCGGCGTCACCTTCGCCGTCGCGGCCGGCAACGAGAGCGCGGACGCGAGCACCAGCTCCCCGGCCCGCGTCCCCGAGGCCCTCACCGTCGCCTCCTCCACCAAGGACGACCAGCAGTCGGACTTCTCCAACTTCGGCGCGGGCGTGGACATCTACGCCCCCGGCTCGGACATCACCTCCGACTGGAACACCTCCGACTCGGCCACCAACACCATCTCCGGTACGTCGATGGCGACCCCGCACGTCACGGGCGCCGCCGCCGTCTACCTCGCGGGCCACCCCGACGCCACCCCGGCCCAGGTCGCCGAGGCGCTCACCGGCGGCGCGAACGCCGACAAGATCTCCAACCCGTCGGCGGGCACGCCGAACAAGCTCCTGAAGATCGTCGAGTAG